One region of Drosophila teissieri strain GT53w chromosome 2L, Prin_Dtei_1.1, whole genome shotgun sequence genomic DNA includes:
- the LOC122611574 gene encoding zinc finger BED domain-containing protein 4-like, which translates to MVTDNAKNMIKACEILQIRHVPCFAHSINLTVQDCLASEYVKPILEKCKRIVAFFKSSTIAYAKFREAQNCERPYSLKQECPTRWNSAFYMVERILITKVAIASVLLNTPKGLMPLTSDEISILEDLKALLSPFEHATVHTSSSTSVTVSSVIPVVCGILHNLSALKSKLQTKVGRDVCDDLLQGVNKRLVPYESRTVTRMTTILDHRFKKEGSWNPFNSSQGVKSLEEELSHINAQTKSSTSSNPPTPEPTAESNLLFSFLQANKNQKIQSDRVDSILALRHYLNGTNLEPAQNPLDYWKISNDTAFKTCVLNTSAFRPLPLKVNECLARQDWL; encoded by the exons ATGGTCACGGACAACgccaaaaatatgataaaagcATGTGAGATCCTGCAAATTAGACATGTTCCATGCTTTGCGCACTCAATAAATTTGACAGTGCAGGACTGTTTGGCATCTGAATATGTCAAACCCATTTTAGAAAAGTGTAAGCGCATTGTtgccttttttaaaagtaGCACAATTGCCTATGCCAAATTTAGAGAGGCCCAGAATTGCGAACGCCCATATAGTTTGAAGCAAGAGTGTCCAACCAGGTGGAATAGCGCCTTTTACATGGTGGAACGAATCTTGATTACGAAGGTTGCCATCGCAAGCGTTTTACTGAACACGCCCAAGGGGTTAATGCCGCTAACCTCGGATGAAATATCCATTCTGGAGGACTTGAAGGCATTGCTTTCACCGTTTGAGCATGCAACGGTGCACACATCCTCAAGTACGTCTGTGACAGTGTCATCAGTGATTCCTGTTGTTTGCGGTATATTACACAACCTGTCAGCCCTGAAATCGAAACTCCAGACAAAGGTGGGTCGAGATGTATGCGATGACTTGCTTCAAGGGGTCAATAAAAGATTGGTCCCCTATGAATCTCGTACTGTGACACGAATGACCACAATATTAGACCATCGCTTTAAGAAGGAGGGGTCTTGGAACCCATTTAATTCCTCTCAAGGAGTTAAATCTTTAGAGGAGGAGCTGTCGCACATTAATGCTCAAACAAAATCATCAACATCTTCAAACCCGCCAACACCAGAACCCACAGCAGAGTCCAACCTGTTATTCAGTTTCTTACAAgccaacaaaaatcaaaaaattcaAAGCGATCGCGTGGATTCCATACTAGCTCTACGCCATTATTTGAATGGTACTAATTTGGAGCCTGCACAAAACCCATTAGATTATTGGaag ATATCAAATGACACCGCATTCAAAACATGCGTTTTGAATACTTCTGCGTTCCGGCCACTTCCACTGAAAGTGAACGAATGTTTAGCAAGGCAGGACTGGTTGTAA